A genomic segment from Pangasianodon hypophthalmus isolate fPanHyp1 chromosome 25, fPanHyp1.pri, whole genome shotgun sequence encodes:
- the mphosph10 gene encoding U3 small nucleolar ribonucleoprotein protein MPP10, with the protein MANGTVRDTLEKCLQILNCSTAQPELFLNVQDGLAADFTSLTKTLYDLHKTHKRKGWKGSPLDQLVVENFDEEQIWQELELQNTAVLALFEDEVSKAVTDDTLTLLEETEEEEEEEEDGGGGQDDDDEEEEEEDDEEEENGDKRKNGLKPKSSASDDDEELYDEDSDIDFDVDELEKQSKQKKKTETKIPKSRTVSEVDDQFFKLSEMEAFLDDMDKREGKGPAGEEIDYFQDLPSDEDDELVFDKPSASKSKKKSKGSRNMKYKDYFVDEDPAQHESDEEGESAPEEEEEDEDEEDMDGEDSEEGDAESQKARDALRKVTFDLPSESEGEDVEDILGGKSKNATKPDTKSAFEKRQEKMAEKITELEKAALAEKPWQLTGEVTAQTRPENSMLEEDVDFDQASRIAPAVTEEMTLQLEEIIKQRIKDQAWDDVVRKEKPKEEVFEYKKRLTLDHEKSKLSLAEVYEQEYIKQNQEKTEEEENPAHVEIQKLMDSLFLKLDALSNFHFTPKPHIPEVKIVSNLPSITMEEVAPVSVSNATLLAPEEVKEKNKAGDILGDSEKTATDKKRERRKKKKLKRVKIQEREKRMKLKEAASEGKIKKKSKAQVEETLRKLTKGGKAKLLTDDGMDKALRSSQAFFSQLQDQVRSQIKGSKDRAAKKKKQKEVSASKLKL; encoded by the exons ATGGCGAATGGGACTGTGAGAGACACGCTGGAGAAATGTTTACAGATTTTAAACTGCAGTACAGCGCAGCCCGAGTTGTTTTTAAA TGTACAGGATGGCTTGGCAGCAGACTTCACATCCCTCACAAAGACCCTGTATGATCTGCACAAAACCCATAAACGGAAAGGGTGGAAGGGGAGTCCGCTGGACCAGCTGGTTGTGGAGAACTTTGACGAGGAACAGATCTGGCAGGAACTCGAGCTTCAGAATACGGCTGTGCTCGCTCTCTTTGAGGACGAAGTAAGCAAGGCGGTCACAGACGACACACTGACTCTTTTAGAAgaaacagaggaagaagaagaggaggaggaggatggtgGAGGTGgccaggatgatgatgatgaggaggaggaggaggaagatgatgaggaggaagagaatggtgacaaaagaaaaaacggACTTAAGCCCAAGTCATCTGCATCCGACGATGATGAGGAGCTTTACGACGAGGACTCGGATATCGATTTTGATGTTGATGAATTAGAAAAACAATccaagcaaaaaaagaaaacagaaaccaAGATACCTAAATCTAGGACTGTCTCAGAAGTGGACGATCAATTTTTTAAACTATCAGAAATGGAGGCTTTTCTGGATGATATGGACAAGAGGGAAGGGAAGGGACCTGCTGGTGAGGAAATTGACTACTTTCAGGACCTGCCctcagatgaggatgatgaacTGGTGTTTGATAAACCTTCTGCATCAAAGAGTAAGAAAAAG tcGAAAGGTTccagaaatatgaaatacaaaGATTACTTTGTGGATGAAGATCCTGCTCAGCACGAGTCAGATGAGGAAGGTGAGTCAGCAcctgaagaagaagaggaggatgaggatgaagaggacATGGACGGAGAGGATTCTGAAGA AGGTGACGCTGAGAGCCAGAAAGCCAGAGACGCTTTGCGCaaggtgacctttgacctcccCAGTGAGAGTGAAGGAGAGGATGTGGAGGACATTCTGGGTGGAAAGTCTAAAAATGCAACAAAGCCAGATACCAAGTCAGCATTTgagaaaagacaggaaaag ATGGCAGAGAAGATCACTGAGCTGGAGAAGGCAGCGTTGGCTGAGAAGCCATGGCAGCTGACTGGAGAGGTGACGGCACAGACTCGGCCAGAGAACAGCATGCTAGAGGAGGATGTGGATTTTGATCAAGCGTCCAGGATAG CTCCTGCTGTCACGGAGGAGATGACGCTGCAGCTTGAAGAGATCATCAAGCAGAGAATAAAAGACCAG GCCTGGGACGATGTTGTGAGGAAGGAGAAGCCAAAGGAGGAGGTATTCGAGTATAAGAAAAGGTTGACACTGGACCATGAAAAGAGCAAGCTGAGTCTGGCGGAAGTTTACGAACAGGAGTACATCAAGCAGAACCAG GAAaagacagaggaggaggagaatcCAGCTCATGTAGAAATTCAGAAGCTTATGGACTCACTCTTCCTCAAACTGGATGCGCTTTCCAACTTCCACTTTACACCAAAACCA cATATTCCTGAGGTGAAGATAGTGTCCAATCTGCCTTCAATCACGATGGAGGAAGTGGCTCCAGTCAGCGTCAGCAACGCCACTCTTTTGGCTCCTGAGGAAGTCAAG GAGAAGAACAAGGCTGGAGACATTCTCGGTGACTCTGAGAAAACAGCCACTGATAAGAAACGGGAGAGAcgcaagaagaagaagctgaagCGGGTGAAGATCCAGGAGCGTGAGAAGAGGATGAAGCTTAAAGAAGCTGCAAGTGAAGGAAAGATCAAGAAGAAGTCAAAGGCCCAAGTGGAAGAGACTCTCAGAAAACTTACCAAAGGAGGGAAAGCCAAATTACTCACG GATGATGGGATGGACAAAGCCCTGCGCTCATCTCAAGCCTTCTTCTCCCAACTTCAAGACCAAGTCAGGAGTCAGATCAAGGGCTCAAAGGATCGGGCTGccaaaaagaagaaacagaaagaggtTTCTGCCAGCAAGCTGAAGTTATAG
- the mcee gene encoding methylmalonyl-CoA epimerase, mitochondrial: protein MAASFLKVAATCISRHAARQSLSARTFSSSLPVSHSVPPSLWKLGRLNHVAIAVPDLEKATALYRDVLGAQVSDTVPLPEHGVYTVFVELGNTKLELLHPLGEKSPIAGFLQKNKAGGMHHICIEVDDINSAIVDLKAKKIRLLSPEPRIGAHGKPVMFLHPKDCDGVLVEIEQA from the exons ATGGCGGCCTCCTTCCTGAAGGTTGCAG CGACGTGTATCTCAAGGCATGCTGCTCGCCAGTCCCTATCAGCGAGAACGTTCTCTTCATCGTTACCTGTCAGTCATAGTGTCCCTCCGTCCTTATGGAAGTTGGGCAGACTGAACCATGTTGCGATCGCTGTACCAGACTTGGAGAAGGCGACGGCTTTGTACCGGGATGTGCTTGGTGCCCAGGTGAGCGATACTGTGCCCTTGCCTGAGCATGGCGTTTACACCGTGTTTGTGGAGCTCGGCAACACCAAACTGGAGCTCCTTCACCCTCTGGGAGAAAAGAGCCCCATAGCAGGCTTCCTGCAGAAGAACAAAGCTGGAGGAATGCACCATATCTGCATCGAG GTTGATGATATAAATTCAGCAATAGTGGATCTGAAGGCAAAGAAAATCAGACTGCTTTCTCCAGAGCCACGGATAGGTGCTCATGGCAAACCTGTGATGTTCCTCCACCCTAAAGACTGTGACGGGGTTCTTGTCGAAATAGAGCAAGCGTAG